The genomic stretch CGTGGCCGCCGCAGCCCCGAGCCGATTCCGGGCTCCGAAGAGATCATCCCGGCCGACGCCGTGGTCATCGCCTTTGGTTTCCGTCCAAGCCCGGCCAGTTGGTTCGAGCAGTTCGACATCCAGACCGACAGCCAGGGCCGCGTCGTGGCCCCGGAGCAAGGCAAGTTCAAGCACCAGACCAGCAACCCGAAAATCTTCGCCGGTGGCGACATGGTGCGCGGTTCCGACCTGGTAGTGACGGCGATCTTCGAAGGCCGCAATGCCGCCGAAGGGATCCTGGATTACCTGGGCGTGTAAACCCCGTTCGAAACTGCAACGCAATACCTGTGGGAGCTGGCAAGCCAGCTCCCACAGTGTTTTGTGGTGCTGCAAAAACTGCATTTCATTGCGACAAATTGACCCGATAGACAAAAGGCTGACCTGCAACCGTGCCTTTTGCGTCCGGCTCTGAGAAAATGCCCGCACTTTTTTTCCGGATGCCGACATGACTGCCCTGAAGAACGACCGTTTCCTTCGTGCCCTGCTCAAGCAACCCGTAGACGTCACGCCCGTGTGGATGATGCGTCAGGCCGGTCGCTACCTGCCTGAATACCGTGCCAGCCGCGCCAAGGCCGGCGACTTCATGAGCCTGTGCATGAACCCGGAGTTCGCGTGCGAAGTCACCATGCAGCCGCTCGATCGCTATCCGCAGCTGGATGCGGCGATCCTGTTCTCCGACATCCTGACCATCCCCGATGCCATGGGCCAAGGCCTGTACTTCGAAACCGGCGAAGGTCCGCGCTTCAAGAAAGTCGTCAGCACCCTGGCCGACATCGAAGCCCTGCCGATTCCTGATCCGCACAAAGACCTCGGCTACGTGATGGACGCAGTCAGCACCATCCGCCGCGAGCTCAACGGCCGCGTGCCGCTGATCGGCTTTGCCGGCAGCCCCTGGACCCTGGCCACCTACATGGTTGAAGGCGGCTCGTCGAAAGACTACCGCAAGACCAAAACCATGCTCTATGACAACCCGCAAGCCCTGCACCTGCTGCTGGACAAGCTCGCGCAGACGGTCACCAGCTACCTCAACGGGCAGATCATGGCCGGCGCACAAGCAGTGCAGATCTTCGACAGCTGGGGTGGCGCCCTGTCGGCGGCGGCGTACCAGGAGTTCTCCCTGGCCTACATGCGCAAGATCGTCAACGGCCTGATCCGTGAGCACGAAGGCCGTAAAGTGCCAGTGATCCTGTTCACCAAGAGCGGCGGCCTGTGGCTGGAAAGCATCGCCGACACTGGCGCTGATGCATTGGGCCTGGACTGGACCTGCGATATCGGCAGCGCCCGTGACCGCGTCGGCAGCAAGGTAGCCCTGCAAGGCAACATGGACCCGACCGTGCTGTACGCCAAGCCAGAAGCAATCCGCAGCGAAGTCGGGCGAATCCTCGCCAGCTACGGCAAAGGCAGCGGCCACGTGTTCAACCTCGGCCACGGCATCACCCCGGAAGTCGATCCGGAACACGCCGGTGCCTTCCTGCGCGCGGTGCACGAGTTGTCGGCGCAGTATCACGAGTGATCATGACCCGATAAAAAACGCCCGGCGCTTGCCGGGCATTTTTTTGCGCGCAGATTAAGTTTCAATTCAGCGAGCCTGTTTACGCTGGGTCCATCGAAATCCAGATGGAATCATCGCCATGAAAGCACGCTACCTCGTTCTGCTCGTTGCCCCCCTGTTCAGCACCGCGGTCCTGGCTGCCGGTTACACCGGGCCGGGTGCCGAGCCCATCACCACGGTGGCCGCGGCCAACGAAGCGGCTGACGACACGCCAGTCGTCCTGCAGGGTTTTGTGGTGAAGAAGCTGAACAACGACGACAAATACGAGTTCAAGGATTCCAGCGGTACGGTCACCGTTGAGATCGATGATGAGGATCTACCTGCGGTCGCCTTCAACGACAAAACCCGGGTCAAGCTGACCGGTGAAGTGGAAAAGGGCTTGCTCAAGCGTGAGATCGATGTCGATCGGGTGGAAATCCTCAATTAAGACCGAGTTTTTCCCCAAGGGCCGGCATGCGGCCCTTTTTTGCGTCAGGGCTTGGCGCTCTCCGCCAGGGTCGGCAACTTCGCCAGCTTCAACGCGACCAGCAGCGCAATCACCAGCAGCGTGCCGATGAACAACCCGATCCCGTTCCAGCCGCCCTGGTGCCAGAACACGCCGCCCACCGTACCGGCGATGCTTCCCCCGGCGTAGTAGCTGAACAGGTACAGCGACGATGCCTGGCCCTTGGCCTTGGTGGCGCGGCGGCCGATCCAGCTGCTGGCCACCGAGTGTGCGCCGAAGAAGCCGAAGGTGAAGATCAGCATGCCGACGATCACCAGTGGCAACGGGCTGAGCATGGTCACGGCCAACCCGCCAAGCATCAGCACGATGGTGCCCCAGAGCACCTTGCGCCGACCCAGGCGATCGGCCAGGGAGCCGATCTTCGCCGAACTGTAGATGCCCGACAGGTACACCACCGACAGCAGCCCGACCAAGGCCTGGTCCATGTGGTACGGCGCGGCCAGCAGGCGATAGCCGATGTAGTTGAACAGCGTGACGAAGGCGCCCATCAGCACAAAGGCTTCGAGGAACAGCAGCGGCAGGCCGGCGTCGCGAAAATGCATGGTGAAGCCATCGAGCAAGCTGCGTGGGTGCAGCGAGCGCGCGCGGAAGTTGCGCGATTCGGGGAGGATCTTCCAGAACACCGCCGCGGCGATCAGCGCCAGCCCGCCAATCACCAGCATCGCCGTGTGCCAGCTGACGAAGTCGATCAGCACCCCGACTATCAGTCGGCCGCACATGCCGCCAATGGCGTTGCCGCCGATGTACAGGCCCATTGCCAGGCCGATGTGCTGTGGATGGATCTCTTCACTGAGGTAGGTCATCGCCACCGCCGCCAGGCCGCTCAGGGCCAGGCCGGTCAGCGCGCGCATCAGCAGGATGCCCTCCCAGGTCGGCATCAGGGCGCTGCCCAGGGTGCACAGCGCGGCGGCGAACAACGCTGCGACCATCACCGGTTTGCGGCCGATGCGGTCGGACAGGGGGCCGGTGATCAACAGGCCGATGGCGAGCATGCCGGTGGACACCGAGAGAATCAGGCTGCTCTGCGCGGCATTGATCGAGAACTCATGGGAAAACAGCGGCATCATCGGCTGCACGCAGTACAGCAAGGCAAAGGTGGCGAAGCCGCCGCTGAACAGCGCGAGCACCGTGCGCAGGAACATCGGCGTACCTTTTTCGATGTACACCTCATGCAGTTGGGCGACCCCGGGGGCCTGTGCGGCAGGCGGAAGATCATGGGCGAGTGGCGCAACAGCAGTTTTCACGGGGGACCTCGGGAGTGCACGGCCGGGCAGGCAATGAAAAAAGCATATAGCTGGCTAATGTTTCTATCCAATATATTGTTCGACCTGTTTAAGAGGTTTTACGACCTAATGGAGTTTTCATGGAATTGCGCCATCTGCGCTACTTCATCGCCGTCGCCGAAGAACTGCATTTCGGCCGCGCGGCACAGGTGTTGGGCATCTCCCAACCGCCACTGAGCCAGCAGATCCAGGTGCTGGAACAAGAGGTCGGGGCGCGTCTGTTCGAGCGTACCAATCGTCGGGTCGAACTCAGCGAAGCTGGCCGGCTATTCCTCGAAGAGGCGCGGCTGGTACTGGCCCAGGTCGACAAAGCCGCCGATGTGGCGCGCCGCGCTCAACTCGGCGAGCTGGGGGAGTTGAAGATCGGCTTCACCTCATCGGCGCCGTTCAACTCAACCATCCCCCAAGCCATCTTTGCCTTTCGCCAGCGCTTCCCGGCCGTGCACCTGAACCTGCGGGAAATGAGCAGCACCCAGGTCGCCGATGCACTGGTGGACGAGTCGATCCAGGTCGGCATCATGCGGCCGTTGCCGCTGCCGGACTCGCTGGAGGTGGTCGAGCTGACCCGCGAGCCGCTGGTGGCGGTACTCAGTGCCAAGGACCCGTTATCGGTGGGCAGTGAGGAGGGCCTGTTTCTGTCGGCGCTGGCCCATGAACCGTTCGTGTTCTTTCCGCGCAGCTACGGCAGCGGCCTCTACGCGCAACTGCTGAGCCTGGCACGCGACGCCGGCTTCAGCCCGCACTTTGCCCAGGAAGCCGGCGAGGCCATGACCATCATCGGCCTGGTAGCGGCGGGGCTGGGAGTCTCGGTACTGCCGGCGTCCTACCAGCGGATGCGCATCGACGGCGTGGTCTACCGACCGCTACTCGATCCCCTGGCCATGTCGGCGGTATGGCTGGTACAGCGCAAGGACCAGAAGTCACCGATGGCCAAGGCGTTTGTCGAGCTACTGACGCGCAAGGTCGATGAGGCTTAGGCGGCGATATCGCAGGGAGCGGCAATCTCACATCAGCTCGCGGAAGCCGAAGTCGGCGCCGCGAAAGTTGAGGCAGTGGGCGATCTCCGTGAGCCCGCCCTTGTTCTGTACTAAGCCGAAACCTGCAACTGTAATCGTCGCCCGATGACATCCAACAAATCACATCCATCGCGCAATGAAGTCACTAGTACTCGCGCCAGTTCACTGTAAACGCCCTCGCTAGACGCGAAACCTTCCAACAGCTGAGTTGCAGTACGGATGCGGTAGGCGGCTATTTCGTGCAAAACGTCTAGTGGTGCTTCAGTGTCGATCAGCAGCGATGCAATGGTGCACTCGATGCCGGTGACAGGCATATATCGATCCATGACAAAACCTCCATTGGGTAAAGAAGCCGATCACTTGTAACTGGAATTTTTAGGCACAGCCTCAGGTATTCCATCGGACCGTTCCAAGTTGTCCAGAACCCGATTTACCAGTAACTCACCCAACACGGCCAGTTGATTTATGGCCAACGCTACATTGCGGCGCGAGCCTTCCAGTTCGTAGGCCAGGTCGCTGCTCATGGCATCCAGGGAGGCGAGGGTTTCACTGGCGTGACAGAGCAGAGATTCGGTGTCGACATTGGGGATGATGGTGAAAACATGGCTGACAGGGTCAATGCGGCCAGGGTGGCGCAGGTGCGCGCTGACGGTGCGCCCGCTGAACTCGCAGATCTTTGACAGATCGACCGTATCGACAGAGGTGGCTCTTGGTGATGTCGATACATGGGGGGTGTTTGTTTTCATACCGGAGCTCCTTGCAAGGCTTATGAAAGCATTAGTCCCATGCTGGCAAACAGGATGGGTTAGTGGCTTCTAGATCTGATGTGCAAGAAGTAATACCAGAAAATTCAATTAAATTAATCAATTAAATTAACATCTGTGTAATTGAATGATTCAAATCTGGCTGTTAGTACGGCTATGTCGGTAGGCGCGGCTTTTCATCAGCTTGTTTGCGCTGAGCGTGCGTGTATCGACGTCTCCTATTTAGGTAGGAAGATTCCTTTTTGGTGTGTAGTTATAATTCGTTGAGTAAGGTGCTGTTGGAAAGTGGAAGTTGGGAGCATCATTTGACGACAGGGCGATGTGTTTGTAATAGTGGTTTTTGATCAGGGGGCTGAGAGGTGGGCGTGGTCTCACACAGAATAGTCTTCGGTGTCATTTGGAAAGGCCGTGCGGCTTGTTGAAACAATAAGTAATTGGTGGCTATTTGATGTATAAGAAAGAAAAAACCGAAAACTTAAAGAATAATATTAAATATCTCATAAAGAGTCGTGGAGAAACTCGGCTGTCTTTGTGCAATTCCAGCGGTTTAACCAGGACAACCATCTACAATATTCTGGAGGGGCGGGTAGTCAATGTACAACAGTCGACTATTCGCAAAATATCAGATTTTTTTGGGGTGTCTTACAAGGAGTTAGAAACTGTTGACTTTGAGGAAAAAGAAATAATAGAAAGCAGTGTGTCGTTGCGTGGGAATATGAATCCCGCGGCAGTGCCAATAATAAAAGAAAGCTTGCTGATTAAAAGTTTTGATAAAAGAATCGGTGAGTTGATCATCTCTCATCCGTTGACATATTACTTTGGAGTGGCAAGTAATCTAATTGGTGTGCTTCTGGAGAGTGATATGGGAGGGGCAAACGAATCAGGAGATCTATTGATAGTGAAGAAAGGCGTGTCGAGTAGCAATGGCGAAAAACTAGTATACGACATAAGAACAGAGAGAATATCTGTCGTCAGAGGGTCAGATTTTGACTCGGATATTTTTTGTATTATAGGAGATATAGTAGAGGAGAGGTTTAATGGTTAGTGATTCGGAAGGTGGAAAGTACAAACTTTTGGGGTTTGAGAGCAGTAAAGGGCTTGCTGTGATTATGGTCCTTTCTACGGGGAAAATTTTTAAGATAGAATTGGGTAATTTGTTGAAAAGTGATGTGTTGGATGATTTGAATAAGCGTGAAATAAAAGATGTTTATCGGAAATTTTATTCTGGAGGGACAGTATTGACGGCCTATGAAATAAGTGATCGCCATGAGCGGTCGTGGATGACTTATGTTGCGCTCAATCTAGCGCTGTTTGCGCTTTATATCTTTACTAATGTCGCCTCGGCAAAGCTTGTGTATTTAGAATATTTTGATGTCGTTGTTACTCCTGGTGTTTTCCTTTACCCTTTGACGTTTTTAATAGTTGATCTGTTGAATGAGTCTTATGGGCTTCGGCTGGCAAGGAGGGCGATATTGTTTGCTTTTGCAAGTAATGCCTTTATTCTTTTTCTGCTTGCTGCCACTAGCTATCTCCCAGGACTAGCTGGTTGGAAGCTTGATGTGCCCTATGGTGAAGTTATTGGTCATGTCTCGTCTGCATTAGTAGCGTCATCTGTTTCTTTCCTTTTTTCTGAATATGTAAATTCCTATCTGCTGTGTAAGATAAAGGAACTTACAAATTCCAGGTTTTTGTTTTTGCGTGTGTTTTTCAGTACTTTTTTTGCAGTGATAATAGATAGCTTCATTTTTTGCTTTATCGCATTTTACGGCTCTATGGATAATGGAGATATCCTAAAGATAATTTATATACAGATAGCTATCAAAATGTGTTTTGCTGTTTTTAATGTATTGCCTGCCTATGGAGCAAGGTCATTGTTTAAAAGGTATGTCGCAGGTAGTCAGGTTGCATAAAGAAGGGAGAGGGTATTCCACTCCCGTAGTTCTTTTTTATCTATTGTAATTTTATTTTCAGACTGTTTTTGGTGTCCGTAGAGTTTTCCAAGAAAACCCTCAGTCCTGCTGCGCGTAGATTGCAGGCGTCGCAGTTGGCGCATCCACTCCCCTTGAGTCCGTTGTAGCAAGTCAGTGTGTGATGGCGAATCAAGTCCAACTGATTGTAATGATCGGCCAGTGCCCAGGTTTCGTAAGCGTTCCATGAACCCCACCTATTCAAAAATAGGCGGCGCGCTTAGCGGTGCGATGCGAACGAGCAGTTCCAAGGCAGTAAGGCTTCGTAATCTTCAACCGAGGTTGCCTGTGGCAGGCGTTCAAGTGCGTGGCGCAGCCACGCATAGGGCTCTTGGCCGTTGGCTTTAGTCGTCTCGACCAGGCTGTAAAGTTGAGCGCTGGCCGTCGCGCCTTTGGGCGTGTCGCTGAACAGCCAATTCTTGCGTCCGATAACGAAGGGCCGGATCGCACGCTCGGCCGCATTGTTGTCGATCGGCAAGTAACCGGCTTCGGTGTAGCGCACCAACTTGATCCAGTTGCTGGCCAGGTAGCTGATGGCTTTGCCCAGTGCATTTTGCGCCGTCACTTGTGGCTGGGTTTTCTCCAGCCATGTGTGCAACTGGGCCAACACCAGCAGGCTGTTTTGCTGTCGGCTTTCATGGCGATGTTCATCGCCGACTTCTTTTAAATCTCGCTCGATACCGTACAGCTTGTTGATCAGATTCAGGGCGATATCCGCACGCCCGGTTTTGCCCTTAGGCTGCACCTTTTGCGCCTCGACAAACTTGCGTCGCGCATGTGCCCAACAGCCTAAACGTTCGACACCGGATTGCGCACCC from Pseudomonas sp. S04 encodes the following:
- the hemE gene encoding uroporphyrinogen decarboxylase; the protein is MTALKNDRFLRALLKQPVDVTPVWMMRQAGRYLPEYRASRAKAGDFMSLCMNPEFACEVTMQPLDRYPQLDAAILFSDILTIPDAMGQGLYFETGEGPRFKKVVSTLADIEALPIPDPHKDLGYVMDAVSTIRRELNGRVPLIGFAGSPWTLATYMVEGGSSKDYRKTKTMLYDNPQALHLLLDKLAQTVTSYLNGQIMAGAQAVQIFDSWGGALSAAAYQEFSLAYMRKIVNGLIREHEGRKVPVILFTKSGGLWLESIADTGADALGLDWTCDIGSARDRVGSKVALQGNMDPTVLYAKPEAIRSEVGRILASYGKGSGHVFNLGHGITPEVDPEHAGAFLRAVHELSAQYHE
- a CDS encoding YgiW/YdeI family stress tolerance OB fold protein encodes the protein MKARYLVLLVAPLFSTAVLAAGYTGPGAEPITTVAAANEAADDTPVVLQGFVVKKLNNDDKYEFKDSSGTVTVEIDDEDLPAVAFNDKTRVKLTGEVEKGLLKREIDVDRVEILN
- a CDS encoding MFS transporter → MKTAVAPLAHDLPPAAQAPGVAQLHEVYIEKGTPMFLRTVLALFSGGFATFALLYCVQPMMPLFSHEFSINAAQSSLILSVSTGMLAIGLLITGPLSDRIGRKPVMVAALFAAALCTLGSALMPTWEGILLMRALTGLALSGLAAVAMTYLSEEIHPQHIGLAMGLYIGGNAIGGMCGRLIVGVLIDFVSWHTAMLVIGGLALIAAAVFWKILPESRNFRARSLHPRSLLDGFTMHFRDAGLPLLFLEAFVLMGAFVTLFNYIGYRLLAAPYHMDQALVGLLSVVYLSGIYSSAKIGSLADRLGRRKVLWGTIVLMLGGLAVTMLSPLPLVIVGMLIFTFGFFGAHSVASSWIGRRATKAKGQASSLYLFSYYAGGSIAGTVGGVFWHQGGWNGIGLFIGTLLVIALLVALKLAKLPTLAESAKP
- a CDS encoding LysR family transcriptional regulator is translated as MELRHLRYFIAVAEELHFGRAAQVLGISQPPLSQQIQVLEQEVGARLFERTNRRVELSEAGRLFLEEARLVLAQVDKAADVARRAQLGELGELKIGFTSSAPFNSTIPQAIFAFRQRFPAVHLNLREMSSTQVADALVDESIQVGIMRPLPLPDSLEVVELTREPLVAVLSAKDPLSVGSEEGLFLSALAHEPFVFFPRSYGSGLYAQLLSLARDAGFSPHFAQEAGEAMTIIGLVAAGLGVSVLPASYQRMRIDGVVYRPLLDPLAMSAVWLVQRKDQKSPMAKAFVELLTRKVDEA
- a CDS encoding DUF6124 family protein, encoding MKTNTPHVSTSPRATSVDTVDLSKICEFSGRTVSAHLRHPGRIDPVSHVFTIIPNVDTESLLCHASETLASLDAMSSDLAYELEGSRRNVALAINQLAVLGELLVNRVLDNLERSDGIPEAVPKNSSYK
- a CDS encoding helix-turn-helix transcriptional regulator, with the protein product MYKKEKTENLKNNIKYLIKSRGETRLSLCNSSGLTRTTIYNILEGRVVNVQQSTIRKISDFFGVSYKELETVDFEEKEIIESSVSLRGNMNPAAVPIIKESLLIKSFDKRIGELIISHPLTYYFGVASNLIGVLLESDMGGANESGDLLIVKKGVSSSNGEKLVYDIRTERISVVRGSDFDSDIFCIIGDIVEERFNG
- a CDS encoding queuosine precursor transporter, coding for MVSDSEGGKYKLLGFESSKGLAVIMVLSTGKIFKIELGNLLKSDVLDDLNKREIKDVYRKFYSGGTVLTAYEISDRHERSWMTYVALNLALFALYIFTNVASAKLVYLEYFDVVVTPGVFLYPLTFLIVDLLNESYGLRLARRAILFAFASNAFILFLLAATSYLPGLAGWKLDVPYGEVIGHVSSALVASSVSFLFSEYVNSYLLCKIKELTNSRFLFLRVFFSTFFAVIIDSFIFCFIAFYGSMDNGDILKIIYIQIAIKMCFAVFNVLPAYGARSLFKRYVAGSQVA